The following are encoded in a window of Kitasatospora sp. NBC_01250 genomic DNA:
- the dacB gene encoding D-alanyl-D-alanine carboxypeptidase/D-alanyl-D-alanine endopeptidase, protein MTGAGTRAGVRGGVGASVVAGVAGLALLVGGGTAGQRAYAQEPASGPAAAPGAPPAAAAVLAPAVTTGGDGLPTAAGLTAALGQLTSDKALGTLTFAIADGGSGKLLLGSGETTPSTPASTTKLATTVAALSLLPADTRLTTKVVHGATPADIVLVGGGDPTLTGLPADQIRIGGSPVDADSAPASLIDLANRTATALKAAGVTTVHLSYDTSLYTGPAAHKFNDGTNIGPMSALMIDEGRVDATQDVDAPVRVADPAAQAVAKFTDLLGAQGVKVDGKPAQTQAPANAAPIAQVQSPVLPRLVERLLTNSDNTLAEAVARQVAVAQHQPVGYDGAAQAVTQTLAGLGIPMAGVSINDGSGLNVHNTIPPVVLADLLALAASPDHPQLRPVLTGLPIAGLTGTLDKRFVAAQGSADGAGVVRAKTGSLSGVNTLAGTLVDADGRLLSFALMTRTPADATSARAAMDRIVAKLVSCGCK, encoded by the coding sequence GGACACGTGCGGGGGTCCGCGGCGGTGTCGGCGCGAGCGTGGTCGCGGGGGTGGCGGGCCTGGCCCTGCTGGTCGGCGGCGGGACGGCGGGGCAGCGGGCGTACGCCCAGGAGCCCGCCTCGGGACCGGCCGCAGCGCCGGGCGCACCCCCGGCCGCGGCGGCGGTGCTCGCCCCGGCCGTCACCACCGGCGGCGACGGCCTGCCGACCGCGGCGGGCCTGACCGCTGCCCTCGGCCAGCTCACCTCGGACAAGGCGCTCGGCACGCTGACCTTCGCGATCGCCGACGGCGGCAGCGGCAAGCTGCTGCTCGGCTCGGGCGAGACCACCCCGTCCACCCCCGCCTCGACCACCAAGCTGGCCACCACCGTGGCCGCGCTCAGCCTGCTGCCCGCCGACACCCGGCTGACCACCAAGGTGGTGCACGGCGCCACCCCCGCGGACATCGTGCTGGTGGGCGGCGGGGATCCGACGCTGACCGGCCTGCCGGCGGACCAGATCCGGATCGGCGGCTCCCCGGTGGACGCCGACTCGGCGCCCGCCTCGCTGATCGACCTGGCGAACCGCACCGCCACCGCCCTCAAGGCGGCCGGCGTCACCACCGTGCACCTGTCGTACGACACCTCGCTGTACACCGGCCCGGCGGCGCACAAGTTCAACGACGGCACCAACATCGGTCCGATGTCCGCGCTGATGATCGACGAGGGCCGGGTGGACGCCACCCAGGACGTCGACGCCCCGGTGCGGGTGGCCGACCCGGCCGCGCAGGCGGTGGCCAAGTTCACCGACCTGCTCGGTGCCCAGGGCGTCAAGGTCGACGGCAAGCCCGCCCAGACCCAGGCCCCGGCGAACGCCGCGCCGATCGCCCAGGTGCAGTCCCCGGTGCTGCCACGGCTGGTGGAGCGGCTGCTCACCAACTCCGACAACACGCTCGCCGAGGCGGTCGCCCGGCAGGTGGCGGTGGCCCAGCACCAGCCGGTCGGCTACGACGGCGCGGCGCAGGCGGTCACCCAGACGCTCGCGGGCCTGGGCATCCCGATGGCCGGGGTCTCGATCAACGACGGCAGCGGGCTGAACGTCCACAACACCATCCCGCCGGTGGTGCTGGCCGACCTGCTGGCGCTGGCCGCCTCCCCCGACCACCCGCAGCTGCGCCCGGTGCTGACCGGCCTGCCGATCGCCGGGCTGACCGGGACGCTGGACAAGCGCTTCGTCGCGGCCCAGGGCTCGGCCGACGGAGCCGGCGTGGTGCGGGCCAAGACCGGCAGCCTCAGCGGCGTCAACACGCTGGCCGGCACCCTGGTGGACGCCGACGGGCGGCTGCTCTCCTTCGCACTGATGACCAGGACGCCGGCCGACGCCACCAGCGCCCGGGCGGCGATGGACCGGATCGTGGCCAAGCTGGTCTCCTGCGGCTGCAAGTAG
- a CDS encoding zinc-dependent metalloprotease, with product MTSASGGADMVDWNLAVATATRLARPGPQVTREEARTVVSELRGHALAAEGAVREYTGMRPARLAADGSAPVLVVDRPGWVRANVAGFRTVIRPLVQKLAARRAETPGGAVLGAVGEKVTGVEVGAVLALLSGKVLGQYETFAAPDPGAGPVSAPADPADLLDQPRLGGDPTGPGRLLLVAPNIVQVERELDVDPHDFRLWVCLHEETHRTQFSAVPWLRDHVQSEVQAFLAETDVEPMALLERLREVLAPGERPSSGAGTLLDVVQTPNQREILARLTAVMSLLEGHADVVMDGVGPAVVPSVLEIREKFQRRRDKGASRLDLMLRKLLGMDAKLRQYQDGAVFVRGVLDRIGMEGFNRIWTSPNTLPTKDEIHDPAAWVARVGRQSQPKPPDE from the coding sequence ATGACGAGCGCGAGCGGCGGTGCTGACATGGTCGACTGGAATCTCGCGGTCGCGACGGCGACCCGGCTGGCCCGGCCGGGCCCGCAGGTCACCCGGGAGGAAGCCCGCACCGTGGTGAGCGAGCTGCGCGGGCACGCGCTGGCGGCCGAGGGCGCGGTGCGCGAGTACACCGGCATGCGCCCGGCCCGGCTGGCCGCCGACGGGTCCGCGCCGGTGCTGGTGGTGGACCGCCCGGGCTGGGTGCGGGCCAATGTCGCGGGCTTCCGCACGGTGATCCGCCCGCTGGTGCAGAAGCTGGCCGCCCGGCGGGCCGAGACGCCCGGCGGCGCGGTGCTCGGCGCGGTCGGCGAGAAGGTGACCGGCGTCGAGGTGGGCGCGGTGCTGGCGCTGCTCTCCGGCAAGGTGCTGGGCCAGTACGAGACCTTCGCCGCCCCCGACCCGGGCGCGGGCCCCGTGAGCGCCCCGGCCGACCCCGCCGACCTCCTCGACCAGCCCAGGCTCGGCGGCGACCCCACCGGGCCCGGCCGGCTGCTGCTGGTGGCCCCCAACATCGTCCAGGTGGAGCGGGAGCTGGACGTCGATCCGCACGACTTCCGGCTCTGGGTCTGCCTGCACGAGGAGACCCACCGCACCCAGTTCAGCGCCGTGCCCTGGCTGCGCGACCACGTGCAGTCCGAGGTGCAGGCCTTCCTGGCCGAGACCGACGTGGAGCCGATGGCGCTGCTGGAGCGGCTGCGCGAGGTGCTGGCCCCGGGCGAGCGGCCGAGCAGCGGCGCCGGCACCCTGCTGGACGTGGTGCAGACTCCGAACCAGCGCGAGATCCTGGCCCGGCTGACCGCGGTGATGTCGCTGCTCGAAGGGCACGCCGACGTGGTGATGGACGGGGTCGGGCCGGCCGTGGTGCCCAGCGTGCTGGAGATCAGGGAGAAGTTCCAGCGCCGCCGGGACAAGGGCGCCAGCCGACTGGACCTGATGCTGCGCAAGCTGCTGGGGATGGACGCCAAGCTGCGCCAGTACCAGGACGGCGCGGTCTTCGTGCGCGGAGTGCTGGACCGGATCGGCATGGAGGGCTTCAACCGGATCTGGACCTCGCCGAACACCCTGCCGACCAAGGACGAGATCCACGACCCGGCCGCCTGGGTGGCCCGAGTCGGACGCCAGTCCCAGCCAAAGCCCCCGGACGAGTGA
- the tilS gene encoding tRNA lysidine(34) synthetase TilS: MGPHPAVAAIRLAVRRALMDLAAEAAVPIPAAAPRRAAPIPVPTAAVPTPVGSACAGSAPAGPAATSPVAAASVCAPSTVLIGNARRHPSGLPRIPAAPGSPLVLVAVSGGADSMALAIATAFEAPKLGLRVGAVTVDHGLQSGSAERARQVAERLRALGLDPVEAVPVRVGRQGGPESAARDARYAALDEAADRHQALAVFLGHTRDDQAETVLLGLARGSGARSLAGMPAQKGRYRRPLLDLDRAATRQACAAQSIPVWDDPHNLDPAYTRARVRHEVLPVLEKHLGHGVVEALARTARLFRDDADALDQWAGRAEQELYRPEQGPDRSAGQGVLPVAALAELPAAVRRRVLRRAALRTGSPAGDLFARHLETVDLLVTGWRGQGPLQLPGGVEVTRRCGNLVFRRQDD, from the coding sequence GTGGGCCCACACCCCGCCGTCGCGGCGATACGCCTGGCCGTCCGCCGCGCTCTGATGGACCTCGCGGCCGAGGCCGCCGTCCCGATCCCGGCCGCCGCCCCGCGCCGCGCCGCACCGATCCCCGTTCCCACCGCAGCCGTCCCCACCCCGGTCGGCTCCGCCTGCGCCGGGTCCGCCCCCGCCGGCCCGGCCGCCACCTCACCGGTGGCCGCCGCGAGCGTCTGTGCGCCGAGCACCGTGCTGATCGGCAACGCCCGCCGCCATCCCTCCGGGCTGCCCCGGATCCCCGCCGCTCCCGGCTCCCCGCTGGTCCTGGTCGCCGTCAGCGGTGGCGCGGACTCCATGGCGCTCGCCATCGCCACCGCCTTCGAGGCCCCCAAGCTCGGCCTGCGGGTCGGCGCGGTCACCGTCGACCACGGCCTGCAGAGCGGCTCCGCCGAGCGGGCCCGCCAGGTCGCCGAACGCCTGCGGGCGCTCGGGCTGGACCCGGTGGAGGCCGTTCCGGTCCGGGTCGGCCGGCAGGGCGGGCCGGAGTCCGCCGCCCGGGACGCCCGCTACGCCGCCCTGGACGAGGCTGCCGACCGCCACCAGGCGCTGGCGGTCTTCCTCGGCCACACCCGCGACGACCAGGCCGAGACGGTGCTGCTGGGCCTGGCCCGCGGCTCCGGCGCCCGCTCGCTGGCCGGCATGCCCGCGCAGAAGGGCCGCTACCGCCGCCCGCTGCTCGACCTGGACCGCGCCGCCACCCGGCAGGCCTGCGCGGCGCAGTCCATCCCGGTCTGGGACGACCCGCACAACCTGGACCCCGCCTACACCCGGGCCCGGGTGCGCCACGAGGTGCTGCCGGTGCTGGAGAAGCACCTGGGCCACGGCGTGGTGGAGGCCCTGGCCCGCACCGCCCGGCTCTTCCGGGACGACGCCGACGCGCTGGACCAGTGGGCCGGGCGGGCCGAGCAGGAGCTCTACCGGCCCGAGCAGGGCCCGGACCGCAGCGCCGGCCAGGGGGTGCTGCCGGTGGCCGCGCTGGCCGAGCTGCCCGCCGCGGTGCGCCGCCGGGTGCTGCGCCGGGCGGCGCTGCGCACCGGCTCCCCGGCCGGTGACCTGTTCGCCCGCCACCTGGAGACGGTCGACCTGCTGGTCACCGGTTGGCGCGGCCAGGGGCCGCTGCAGCTACCCGGGGGCGTCGAGGTCACCCGAAGGTGTGGCAACCTGGTGTTTCGGCGGCAGGACGACTGA
- the hpt gene encoding hypoxanthine phosphoribosyltransferase: MDDKDMGADLAKVLISKDEIDAKLLELAERIDRDYAGKDLLIVGVLKGAVMVMADLARALHSQVTMDWMAVSSYGMGTKSSGVVRILKDLDTDIAGRDVLIVEDIIDSGLTLSWLLGNLGSRGPASLEVCTLLRKPDAAKVEIDVKYVGFDIPNEFVVGYGLDYAEKLRNLPFIGTLAPHVYGG, encoded by the coding sequence GTGGACGACAAGGACATGGGCGCCGACCTGGCGAAGGTGCTCATCAGCAAGGACGAGATCGACGCGAAGCTGCTGGAGCTGGCTGAGCGGATCGACCGGGACTACGCCGGGAAGGACCTGCTGATCGTCGGCGTCCTCAAGGGTGCGGTCATGGTCATGGCCGACCTCGCCCGGGCGCTGCACTCACAGGTCACGATGGACTGGATGGCGGTCTCCTCCTACGGGATGGGCACCAAGTCCTCCGGGGTGGTGCGGATCCTCAAGGACCTGGACACCGACATCGCCGGCCGCGACGTGCTGATCGTCGAGGACATCATCGACTCCGGCCTGACGCTGTCCTGGCTGCTCGGCAACCTGGGCTCGCGCGGTCCGGCCTCGCTGGAGGTCTGCACCCTGCTGCGCAAGCCGGACGCCGCCAAGGTGGAGATCGACGTCAAGTACGTGGGCTTCGACATCCCCAACGAGTTCGTGGTCGGGTACGGCCTGGACTACGCCGAGAAGCTCCGCAACCTGCCGTTCATCGGTACGCTCGCCCCACACGTCTACGGCGGCTGA